The window ATCCAAGAGCATAGGAAATGCCTCCTAGAGGATTGCCATCACTATCTTTTTTGCCAATATGGTAAGGACGATAACCACGCACAGTATTTTCTCCACCCATGTAAAACCGTTTGTTTGAGGGCATTGTCTCAGGATTGGTTTTTCCAAAAGGCAAGCTAACTTTGACATCAAAACGGGTTTTAATAATCCCTAACTTTTTCAAAGAAATGTAGTAGGAATTGATGTAACCTAAGCGTGTATACTCAAAATCACCGCCAAGTCCAGCATAAGCTGCTTCAAGATTGGATCTAAATCCACGATTAGGTTTTTGTACGTTATCTGTATTATCGTAATTAAAATTGATCCCTGTTGAAGAAATCACACCACCGGGTGGCAATTTATCGGTTTGAACACCTGCTTGTTTTTGTTCATTATCCTTTTTTATTTTTGCCTTATTGTAGGTATTTTCAATGGTATATCTCCAACCAAATGTCCAAAATGCGTTAATAGGATAGCTTGCAAAAAGAGAACCTGAATTGGTTTTGATATCCACATTTTCGTTGTAAGCATTGTTTTCTGTTCTTGCAAGATCAAATCCAAATCTCCAAAGGGTATCTCCTAGGTAAGGTGTCATCCAAGTAAAGTTGTAGTTTGTGTCTTTTCGACCAGGAGCGACGCGGATATGGAGATATTCGCCATTTCCTCTAAAAGCGCGCAGGCCTTTGCGATGCAAAGATCCAATACCTTTATAATTAAAGTTTCTTTCTGTGAGTTCCACTCCAACAAAAAAGTCGTCAGTAGAACTAAAGCCTCCAAAGACATTGAATGCTCCTGTGGAAGTTTCTTCAACTTCAATGTAGACATCTCTTACGTAAGGTGCTTTTTGCTGATGAGTATCGGGTTTTTTTGCATAAACATTGACGCGTTTGAAATAGTTGGTGGCCATTAAACGTCTTTCTGTGGCCTTTAATTTTCTGGAATCAAACGTTTCTCCAGGAACAAGTAAGCTTTCATGCAAAATGACCGATGTTTTTGTTCTGATATTGCCAATTACACGAATTAATCCGATGATATACTGATCTGATTCATCGACTTGGAAATGTACCCTGTAGGCGTTTTCTTCGGGAACAAGATGTGTTTCGTAGAAGACATTGGTGTCGATGTATCCTCGTTTGCCATAGAAATCTTTGATTTTGTTTGCAGCTCTTCTTAAAGCTTCTGGAGAATAGATATCTCCTTTTTTTACATCAATAAATTGTCTGAGTTGGTCTTGAGTGTATTGTTGGTTTCCAGAAAACGTGATTTCTTGGATGGTGTATTTTTTACCCTTGTTAATATCAAAAATAATGTCCACCTGTCCTGGCTTTGTGCTATCTTTGATCTGCACGTTGACGATGGTATCAGCATAGCCTCGATTTTGGAAGAATTCGATGATTTGAGCTTTGTCATATTCAAGGTGTTCTTCATTTAAATATCCAAATGTTGTGAACCAAGAAGTGAGAATAAAATAGGGAGCTGTGACAGTAAAGCTCTTAATTTTGCTCTGTTCTTTTTTAGAAATACCCTCAATTTTCACAGAATGGATCTTACCAGAACGTCCTTCATAAATCTGGATTTCGATTTTAATCTGATCATCTTCTTGTGGAGTGAGTGTGTACGTAACATGAGATTCGAAAAAGCCTTCTTTAATATAGAACTCTCGAAGTTTTTTCAGCCCGCGATTAAATTCCGTGCGATCAAAAACAGTGCCTTTAGAAAGGCCCAATTCTTTTTCTAAACGTCGACTTTTGAAAAGTGCATTTCCCACAAAATCAATCTCTGAAATCGTAGGCTTGGGTGTTAAATACAGAGTAATGACAAGGCCGTCTTTTTCTTCATAGATCTTTGGATCCACTTTATCAAATTCTTGAGAAAGCATCTTAAGATCTAAGTCAAACTCTTCTTGGGAAAAGGTGTGTCCGGCCTTAGTATTTAAACGATTTAAAATCGCTTGCTTATCAATATCCTGCGTGTCCGATTGCACCACGATATTGATTTTATTAATCATCTGATTTTGGTAATCAAGGCTGTAGCCTTTTGCAGAAAAAAGCAAAACAAACAAAAAAGTAAACGAAAATAAACTTCTCAAATTCATAAATTTGGTCCGCATCATAAAAATTTACACTTTTGCGAGCAACCTTAAAATTGCAATCGGCTTTGCACAGCTCTAGATAGCGTGCCTCCGTCAACAAAATCTAAGGAACTCCCAAGTGGAAGCCCAAATGCTAGCCTTGAAATATGCACATCGAGATGCTTGAGCTCTTCTTTCAAAAAAAGAGCCGTTGCATCGCCTTCCAATGTGGAATCCAACGCTAAAATCACTTCTTTAATTTCTTGCTTTTGCAAACGCCCAAAGAGCTTTTGCATATTTAACTTTTCTTCAAAGTCATCAATCGGGGATAACTGCGCCCCTAAAACATGGTAAAGTCCAGTATACTGATGTGTGTCTTCAATTGCAAACACATCTTTTGCAAAAGAGACAACACACAAGAGTGTTGTGTCTCTTTTTACATTTGCACAAAATGGACAGTGCTTTTCAATTTCCATAGCACCACATGTTTTGCAAAAGCTAATTGCCTGTTTTGTTGTGGCAATATATGTTCCCATTTTTTGTAAAACGTCTTCATCAAAATTGAGCAGTGCAAAGGCAAATCTTTCTGCACTTTTTGTGCCCACGCCTGGAAACTTTCGAAACGTTTCAATCAGTTTAATCAAATGTTCTGGATACTTTACCATAAAGAAAAAGAGTAGCGTTTTTCTTTTTATGGTGCACGCAATTTTATTACTCATAATGTAAATATATCGTTGAAGTGTTTGGGGTTGTTTCCAAACATGTGAATGTAATGGTAGCTGCTCTAGAAATGGCATCCAATAATTCTTGCTTATTCGAACATTGAGAAGCTTGGTTGTCATTAATGATGAGATTACTTTCTTTTAATGAATGTGTTTTGGGTGGTTCAAGCCAAAACACTTGTCCACAAATATAACCATCTTTAAGTCCAAATTGAACAACATGTGTTGGATTGGATATTTTATGATAATTTTCTAAGACTGAAATAGAAGAAGTCATATGGCCTCAAGATATATTCAAAAGAAAATGTAAAATTTATTTCAATTAAGCACAACTTTTAAGATTCAACAGGAACAAAGAATTTTTTGCCAACATAAGCAAGAAATATCGCAAAACCATGTACCCAATCTGTGACACAGCCTCTGTTGATGACAGGTTTTGAAAAATAAAGAGAGGTTCCTGGAGCAATCACTGTTTTACCAGGATTGTTTTCTGCGATTTTCTTTGCGATACTGTTATTTCCTTTTCCTGTCGAGCATGCATCAAGAATAATCACAGCATCTTTTGCACATGGAGAAAAGCCTCCATTTTTAGTAAATGTTTGCGTATCAGGAATCTTAATACTGTAAGAATCTCCATGAGCAACAATATCTACAACCCGTATTTGCCTTCCTGGATGTTGGGATTGAAGTGTTTTCAAGTGCTGTTCAATTTCACCATCCTCAAAAACAACTTTTGCGCTTACGTCAAAATCTTGTTGGAATTTTTGAATTTTATAATGGTGATAATAGTAAAGATGAGTGCCTAAAATAGCGCCATTTGTATCTTGTGAGCTGACAAAGTAGACACAAATGGGCTTAGAAGAATCTACTGAAGGGGTGATTTGTTCAAAATCTTTGGCCAATTGTGTTGCATTTTTAG is drawn from Chlamydiota bacterium and contains these coding sequences:
- the bamA gene encoding Outer membrane protein assembly factor BamA; the encoded protein is MNLRSLFSFTFLFVLLFSAKGYSLDYQNQMINKINIVVQSDTQDIDKQAILNRLNTKAGHTFSQEEFDLDLKMLSQEFDKVDPKIYEEKDGLVITLYLTPKPTISEIDFVGNALFKSRRLEKELGLSKGTVFDRTEFNRGLKKLREFYIKEGFFESHVTYTLTPQEDDQIKIEIQIYEGRSGKIHSVKIEGISKKEQSKIKSFTVTAPYFILTSWFTTFGYLNEEHLEYDKAQIIEFFQNRGYADTIVNVQIKDSTKPGQVDIIFDINKGKKYTIQEITFSGNQQYTQDQLRQFIDVKKGDIYSPEALRRAANKIKDFYGKRGYIDTNVFYETHLVPEENAYRVHFQVDESDQYIIGLIRVIGNIRTKTSVILHESLLVPGETFDSRKLKATERRLMATNYFKRVNVYAKKPDTHQQKAPYVRDVYIEVEETSTGAFNVFGGFSSTDDFFVGVELTERNFNYKGIGSLHRKGLRAFRGNGEYLHIRVAPGRKDTNYNFTWMTPYLGDTLWRFGFDLARTENNAYNENVDIKTNSGSLFASYPINAFWTFGWRYTIENTYNKAKIKKDNEQKQAGVQTDKLPPGGVISSTGINFNYDNTDNVQKPNRGFRSNLEAAYAGLGGDFEYTRLGYINSYYISLKKLGIIKTRFDVKVSLPFGKTNPETMPSNKRFYMGGENTVRGYRPYHIGKKDSDGNPLGGISYALGSIEYIYPIPFFYPIFETFQFFAFFDAGALTNTRWFKDVQTPQYLQIKKENAQKDESQYEATIQRNWGLSVGVGIRLNLLNQFPFTFGYGYPINEPYRGNVKNWFFSIGAQY
- the recR gene encoding Recombination protein RecR, which encodes MVKYPEHLIKLIETFRKFPGVGTKSAERFAFALLNFDEDVLQKMGTYIATTKQAISFCKTCGAMEIEKHCPFCANVKRDTTLLCVVSFAKDVFAIEDTHQYTGLYHVLGAQLSPIDDFEEKLNMQKLFGRLQKQEIKEVILALDSTLEGDATALFLKEELKHLDVHISRLAFGLPLGSSLDFVDGGTLSRAVQSRLQF